CCGATGCATAGACAGGGTTTAGAGGTGCATTATTGGCTTTGACACTTCATTCCGCGTCAGCAAGTTACCCCTCTTGTAAGCTGTGGCTGGCTGTACTAGACCCGGCAGTTGAAGCTATGACAAGAACGTGCAATTTGCCTCACTCAGAGTCCCTTTTTGCTGAGTGACAAACCCCCGCTTTTTGACGGTCTAGAATTTGAGGCCAGATGCTGATCTGCAAGTGGAATTGAGGTTGTTGATCAGGGGATTTTCTGTGTCTGGTCGTGTGGACTGTTACTCAACTCATCGTCAGTTCATCGTCAGTTCATGCACTGTTAGAAACTCAATTGGGAGCTTGGAGAAGGATGTTTGAGTGTGAACATAGGAGGTGAAGCAGTTACATTTGTCAAGTTACTGTATTGCTAGCTATTCCATTACGATGTCATACCGTACCGAGACTTAAACGAAGAAAAGCTGCAATTGACTAAAACTCCACGCCAACTTTGTTGACCAAGTTCTTGACAGCGCCAAAAAACTCGAGAAGGCCCATGGTCCACCAATATCTTCTCGTCCAGCCCTCCTCAATGGGCAGTCTCTCGTCCTCAAAGATAGCCTTGACGTACTTGACTTTAATTGTCTTCCTATCGCTATTGCCAAAGCAGCCCATCATCAAAGCGACCTGGCCGCAATTGACTTGATGCTCAGCTGGTCCATACACCAAGTCTGGGTTATCCTTGAGCTGCTGCGCGATGCGGGCTTTGATGAAACACGCAAGGTCATCAATAGTCATGGTTTCTCCATCCATGGTGTATTGCAGCAGCTCCTCAATTAGATCAGGTTGAGGTGCGTTGTTACCTTCCTTTTGACCGATATCCCGACGAGATAGGGAAATGTCATGCTCAATTGCGCCATGGGCAGCGAGGTTCTCAAGATTGAGATACTTCTTCCCATTGACAATCTGGTCAGCATTCCAGCAGCCAAAGTAGTCAAAAAACGAGTATGGGTTCTTGATGATTCCCCAGATCCTCTGCCAGGTGCTGGGAGGTGTCCTGAGATGCGCTTTGGCGGGATTGTGATACTCGAAGTAGGTTGGGATGGCAAAGACAGAGCCGAGAAGAGGACTCATGCCAACGTGTCTCATTGAAGCATTGAGATCGTTCATGTAGATTTGCTTGCCGCTGCGTTCAATGTAGCCATGGTTGGCGAGCGCGTTGACGACAGGACAAGGACTTCTGCTGGCGCCTTCAGGAGCTGGACGGTACTCTCCGGCAGAGAGAGTTGAAGGCATTGCAATGAATTGACAGACTATGATTTGGTGAAATGAAGTCTGAGAAGATTAAGGTGAATTTGACTTTGCAAAGCAGATCGATGTGGGAGGGCAATGGTTGTAACAACAAGAAGTATTATGCAGTGAGCGAGACTGTACTGTGTAGGCCTCCATTCACCAATGATTGCGATTACGATTCGTATTAGCTCGGCTAGACCATGCCGCTTTGCAAGGTTGCATTTGTGGCCTCCACTTGAAAGCTGACTATTCCAATAACTCCGGATGCAGGCACGCCATTGAAGCCAATGCCTTAGACATTGGAATCGAGATCGAAACGAAATATGGATGTGCAAAAGATAACGATGGATCCATACTGCCGTAACTTTCCACCAAATTCATCGTCGCCAGTGAGGGACTACTAAAAACTTTGAGTTACCGTACCGTGAAATGCTGTACTATGTATCCTGTAGATCATATCAATTATTACGAATTACTATGTCAGAGGCTTTATTCAATTGCTAGCAAACATACGGAGCATACCGCACTATTGTAAATCGCCGTCGCGTGAAAAGCTCCGAAACCTAGAGAGAAGCACGTGAAGATTGCACTATTGCGCGGCGTGTGTTCTGTGGCTTACTGCTTTCTGCGCAGCTTGGACAGGGGTTCATCTGACAACCCCGCATCAGTCTGGAAAGCGAATATCTGAAGGCCAGGTTCTAGACAGCAATTGTGTCTTGGAGATAATATTCCGGACAATTGCAGATGTCCAGCGGCAGTAGCTCGCGTGACAGAATGATATAATGAGCTCTGAAACTATGAAAAGGAATGTGACATGGCTGATCTGTCAACGGTAGCTCTAGCCGTTGCATTCTGAGCTCCAGACTTTGTCCGAGCATTTCCCTTTTAGCAACTGCAGGGTATCCATTCCGGACCTTTTAAGCGTTCAGCCAGCCGCAACGGGCCTTTACGATCGCTGAGTGCATGGATTTGGAAGTGGCGTCAGCGGAAATGTGATAAGACGACGTTATTGGTCTCCGCTGTCTTGCATACATATGCAGCTCCAAGATAACTCCTAGAATGATCTGATTATGATGATCTCAGCCGTTTAGAGGGTAGTATCTTGAGACACCGCTCATTCGATAGCGTGAATGCAATATTTCAATAGTGGCTGACATCCTAGCGTCTCCAATTGGTTATTCTAGGATTGGATAGCCAGCCACGTCGCGTGCAAGCTTCATCAGCTTCAAATTTTAGCGCATGTTGGACCAGAAACGTAAGAAATTGAGACGTCTCGGCATTAGGACGTTGTGGTATGGATGACAATGTCCGAAAATAGGTACTGATGGGCGGAGTGAGCAAGACAAGGGTTTCTTTTGCACGGTGCTTGAAGGGCTGCGTTCTCAATTGCGATTTTAGAAACCCCGCCTCGAGATGCGATAATAGGCTCTGAGCTGCACCATCTCACACGGGGTCTTGTCAACTCACACTATCCCTTCGTAGTGCTTCACCTCTTTTCTTGAGGAGCACTCATCACCTCACCAACCTGAGTGCAACTCATCACTTCTTTCCCCTAATTCTTGGTCTTTCATCATTCTTTATCGGCAGTGCAGACCTGCAGAGGCCCTTTCAGTATGAACGGCCACTCATCACAGAACGGTACCTCCTCGCAGAATGTCCACTCCGCACAGAATGGTCGCCAGAATGGACACTCTGTGAACGGCCACGCCCCGGGAGAGCCCGCCCCTATGAGCAAGCAGGAGGAGGAACTCCTGAACCTCACTCTCCAGCTCAGAGACAAGAAGGACCAGGACAAGAAATATGCCAGGTTTCACGGAGACATGCTTATCGGTGTTGGTAAAACCCAATCATGACTCGAGTCCCTCTGCTGACGCGATTAGAACCCAATTGAACAAAAAGTTGGCTTGTGGGGAGATTTCAAGAGGATTTTATCCAAGCCAAATGTCTGGCCTGCTGTAGGCCGCACTGTCGATGGCCTTGTCACAGGCACTGGACTTGATGTGAGTTCAATGGAAGGTGTTGAGATGTGATTTGTGGCTGATAACGATAATAGGGACAAAGCGCTGCTACCATTGGAGGAAATCTCTCCGACTACAGTGTAGCACGCAACAACCTGATCAATAGCCAGGTCAAGGACAAGTATGACAAAATGTTGCACCGTAAGTCTTTCTCTCCAATAACCAGTGTTAAAACTAACGTTCCGTTTACCAGCTCCTTTGACATACCTTGGAGACGCTTTCCAGTATCGAACTGCCGATGGCAAGTTCAACAGTGCCATCAACCCCCATCTTGGTCAAGCTGGTGCTCCATACGCCAAGACTGTTCCCTCCAAGACAGCGCCTCTTGGAGCACTCCCTGATCCTGCCGATCTCTTTGACAAGTTGATGGCGCGACAAGAGGGTGGCCGAGACAGTCAATCTGGCTTGTCTGCCATGCTCATCTATCACGCTACCATTATTATCCATGATATCTTCAGAACCAATGATAACGACAAGAACATCTCGGACAGTTCTTCTTATCTTGATTTGTCGCCTCTCTATGGATACACCAATGAGATGCAGCGAAAGATCCGAGATGACAAGTACAAGCTTGGACTCTTGAAGCCTGACACCTTTGCCGAAGATCGTCTTCTGCGACAACCCCCCGGCGTCTGCATTATGCTGGTTATGTATAACCGATATCATAACTACGCTGCGCGCCAGCTTCTCCGCATCAATGAGAACAATCGCTTTAGGGTTCCCAAGATGTACGAGAAGACTCAGCTCGTCTCTTTGATCTACCAAGTTATTGCTCAGTATGATCAAAATGGCGAGAAGAAACTTCCTCCTGCTCTTGAGGCTAAGTGCAAGGAGTACGAAAAGGTCTGGAGGAAAGTTCGTGCAGAACGACCCGCGGATCCACCATCGGCCCCGGAACAGCTGCCAGACGAGGCCCctgaggaaaagaagaaccGAGAGGACGCTGAGGCGAaaaagaaggctgctgaagatgccaTTACTGCTTTTGAGGCCAGGGACCTGTACCAAGGTCTCGTCACATTGACTaaggagcttgagaaagTTATCTCAAATAAGGCAGATGAGATCAGTGCCAAGTCCGAGGAACTCGGTAAAGAGTTCAAGGAGCAGTGtgagaagttcaaggaggCTTGGGAAGCCGCTTGGAACAAACAAGACGACGATCTTTTCAACACAGCTCGTCTCATCACCTGCGGCATGTACATCCAGATCTCAGTCCACGACTATCTCAGAGCTCTCATGGGTTTCCACCAGTTCGACACCAACTTCACTCTTGATCCTCGTGCGGACTTCgaccagaagaagaccaGTCGGGGTATTGGTAACCAGGTCACCGTCGAGTTCAACCTTTTGTACCGTTTCCACTGTGCCATCTCTATGAAGGACGAGGCGTACACTGAGGAGTATATGGAAAGAGTCATCGGCTTGAAGGACCCAAAGAACACTTCGCTCCCCGCCTTCCTCATGGCCATGAAGAAACTGGGTGAGGATGGCGCTCGTGACCTCAAGAGAAACAAGGTCAATGAGCCGTGGAACGTCACCTTTGGTATCCCTGATCCGAAGCCAGTTCCTACTGCTGGAGATGGATCAGGAAATAGCTCCGATAGCGGTATTTCTCTGAACCGTGCTGCTACAGATGCTAGTAAGGCAACGGATGCTAAGGACAAGCCCAAGTCCAAGAACTTCACGCGAAACGCTATTACCAATCTCTTTGACGACCAGCAGATGCTGGATGAGCTTACCAAGGCCATGGACGATCCTATCTCCAACTTTGGGCCCCGCAACGTCCCCAAGTGTCTTAAGTCTGTTGAGATCATGGGTATTCTGCAAGCTCGAAAGTGGGAGTGTGGTACTCTCAACGACTTTAGagacttcttcagcttgccaCGACATGCTTCGTTTGAGAGTGTCACTAAGAACGTTGAGATCCAGAATGCTCTGAGAGATCTTTATGAGCACCCTGATAAGATTGAGTTATACCCCGGTATCTTCTGCGAGTCTGACGAGAAGATGGGACTTGATCCTGGTCCTAGCGAGTCAAGCTCTGCTCTTTGGTCTGCTATTTTCTCAGATGCTATTACCCTCGTCCGTTCTGATCGCTTCTATACTGTTGATTGGAATACCAACTCTTTGACCTCATGGGGTATGAAGGAAGTCACTCCTAATAACGAGATCCTCAAGAGTTCAGTTTTCCATCGCCTGCTTCAACGAGCTTTCCCTGGTTGGTTCCCCTCCAACACTATCCgcttcttccatcccttCTACACAACCAAGCAGAACGGTGCATACGCCGAGGCCCAAGGCTATGGTGATTGGTTCAAGGAGACTGTTGGCAAGCCGAAGAACAAGGCTGTTGTCGCAGCTCCTGTGTGTAAGCCCGAGAAGCCGTGGTATCTTGATCAGTACGACGATATCTGCATTGTCTTGAAGGGCGACAACAGTGACCAATTCACCAATCCTGCATACTACTATCAAGCAAACTTGCCGCCTGTTGTAAGGGACGTATTGAAGCCcgacaaggagaaggagaagaaactaCCCAAGTCATCAGTCAAGATCGACAACTATGTTAGGGATTCTGAGGAGGAGTTGAAGCAGTATCTGGACGaattgatgaaggagatgatcAAGAGGGAGTCTATATCTATGACAAACTCTACGTTCCAGGTTGATGCTACCAGAGAGTAAGTTCCCTTCCCTACCAACTCGAGACCCAGCTAATCATATTACAGTTTTGCCATTCCCGTCGTCACTCACTACGTCGCTGAGTTCCTCGGCTTTGGAGACAAGCTCTGCAAGGATCCCTCACAAAGCAAGGGCTTGTACAGCGAGAACCAAATCTACCAGCACATCACCAACTGTCAGATCTTCCTCACTTACAACGCTGACGAGACCAAGTGGTTGCAACGTCGTGAGGCATTCAAAGCCTCTATGAAGGCCCTGATTGAGCTGACCCAGAAGGGTACTATCTGGGAGGCTAATCAGTGGGATATCACCATTGCATTATTTggtaagaagaagacaaaTGCTATGCATGATCTTGGAGTCTTTGTTGCCAAGGAGGTTTTGGCCTATGAGAAGGATCAGAACAAGGCTGCTGCTATACTGCTTCTCATTTGTCTTGACTTTGCTTACAATGCAGTCGTCTCAGTAAGTCACTCTATTCTTGCCGCGTACCACAATAGATACTGACTGTTGTTAGTTTACTGCTACTTTGGATGGCTTCATGAAGGATCTTTACGCTGCTGCTGATGGCCGTCCGCACTTAAAGCTTGGTCTTAGGAAGTTCGCCAGGAAAGACACTGAGCAGCCACTTTGGGTTCAGGCAATAGACGATGTCTTCGGTAGTCGAGCAGATTCAGCTCTCCACTTTGAACAATTGGTTCAAGAGATGGCTCATAACACTGTTAAGCAGCCCATCATACGCAAGGCCTTGAAGGATGGTGATTATACCTTCAAGGGCGTGAACGACGGAAAGACAGTTCATATCAAGGAGGGACAGGCAATTATCCTCGATGTCGTGAGTTCTTCCAGATGAAAGGCTTTTGAAGCTTGATACTAACGTGTTCAATAGATCAAAGCGAGTGCAAAAGTCACGACGGAAGACGAAAGGGAATTCTTGAACAACCAACTCAGCATCGCCGACAAGTTCGGTGTCTTCTCACCACGACGTTTCGCTACTATCTCTTTGACCTCTATGGTCAAGTTCATCGCCACAATGAAGAATGCCCGGCGTGGACATGATACACAGggcaagctgaagaagatcaaccTCGACTACACCCCCGAAGGATACGCCAACTACATGGCGCCCGGACGAGTCCAGTGGATCGAGAACCAAGTCAGTAACATggacaacaccaagaaggccgatCGTATCTTTAACAGGGACGNNNNNNNNNNNNNNNNNNNNNNNNNNNNNNNNNNNNNNNNNNNNNNNNNNNNNNNNNNNNNNNNNNNNNNNNNNNNNNNNNNNNNNNNNNNNNNNNNNNNNNNNNNNNNNNNNNNNNNNNNNNNNNNNNNNNNNNNNNNNNNNNNNNNNNNNNNNNNNNNNNNNNNNNNNNNNNNNNNNNNNNNNNNNNNNNNNNNNNNNNNNNNNNNNNNNNNNNNNNNNNNNNNNNNNNNNNNNNNNNNNNNNNNNNNNNNNNNNNNNNNNNNNNNNNNNNNNNNNNNNNNNNNNNNNNNNNNNNNNNNNNNNNNNNNNNNNNNNNNNNNNNNNNNNNNNNNNNNNNNNNNNNNNNNNNNNNNNNNNNNNNNNNNNNNNNNNNNNNNNNNNNNNNNNNNNNNNNNNNNNNNNNNNNNNNNNNNNNNNNNNNNNNNNNNNNN
This genomic stretch from Fusarium oxysporum f. sp. lycopersici 4287 chromosome 2, whole genome shotgun sequence harbors:
- a CDS encoding hypothetical protein (At least one base has a quality score < 10); the encoded protein is MNGHSSQNGTSSQNVHSAQNGRQNGHSVNGHAPGEPAPMSKQEEELLNLTLQLRDKKDQDKKYARFHGDMLIGNPIEQKVGLWGDFKRILSKPNVWPAVGRTVDGLVTGTGLDGQSAATIGGNLSDYSVARNNLINSQVKDKYDKMLHPPLTYLGDAFQYRTADGKFNSAINPHLGQAGAPYAKTVPSKTAPLGALPDPADLFDKLMARQEGGRDSQSGLSAMLIYHATIIIHDIFRTNDNDKNISDSSSYLDLSPLYGYTNEMQRKIRDDKYKLGLLKPDTFAEDRLLRQPPGVCIMLVMYNRYHNYAARQLLRINENNRFRVPKMYEKTQLVSLIYQVIAQYDQNGEKKLPPALEAKCKEYEKVWRKVRAERPADPPSAPEQLPDEAPEEKKNREDAEAKKKAAEDAITAFEARDLYQGLVTLTKELEKVISNKADEISAKSEELGKEFKEQCEKFKEAWEAAWNKQDDDLFNTARLITCGMYIQISVHDYLRALMGFHQFDTNFTLDPRADFDQKKTSRGIGNQVTVEFNLLYRFHCAISMKDEAYTEEYMERVIGLKDPKNTSLPAFLMAMKKLGEDGARDLKRNKVNEPWNVTFGIPDPKPVPTAGDGSGNSSDSGISLNRAATDASKATDAKDKPKSKNFTRNAITNLFDDQQMLDELTKAMDDPISNFGPRNVPKCLKSVEIMGILQARKWECGTLNDFRDFFSLPRHASFESVTKNVEIQNALRDLYEHPDKIELYPGIFCESDEKMGLDPGPSESSSALWSAIFSDAITLVRSDRFYTVDWNTNSLTSWGMKEVTPNNEILKSSVFHRLLQRAFPGWFPSNTIRFFHPFYTTKQNGAYAEAQGYGDWFKETVGKPKNKAVVAAPVCKPEKPWYLDQYDDICIVLKGDNSDQFTNPAYYYQANLPPVVRDVLKPDKEKEKKLPKSSVKIDNYVRDSEEELKQYLDELMKEMIKRESISMTNSTFQVDATRDFAIPVVTHYVAEFLGFGDKLCKDPSQSKGLYSENQIYQHITNCQIFLTYNADETKWLQRREAFKASMKALIELTQKGTIWEANQWDITIALFGKKKTNAMHDLGVFVAKEVLAYEKDQNKAAAILLLICLDFAYNAVVSFTATLDGFMKDLYAAADGRPHLKLGLRKFARKDTEQPLWVQAIDDVFGSRADSALHFEQLVQEMAHNTVKQPIIRKALKDGDYTFKGVNDGKTVHIKEGQAIILDVIKASAKVTTEDEREFLNNQLSIADKFGVFSPRRFATISLTSMVKFIATMKNARRGHDTQGKLKKINLDYTPEGYANYMAPGRVQWIENQLNTSIRKQHCK